One Malus sylvestris chromosome 14, drMalSylv7.2, whole genome shotgun sequence DNA segment encodes these proteins:
- the LOC126599221 gene encoding uncharacterized protein LOC126599221: MSRKASSSQSSTGLSGSGALSHVYIPYLPLRSSVAGSRGLFYDDGNKLLLSPTPDQVFSWKTVPFDPVVTPTSDSITEGPILSIRYSLDAKFIAIQRSDNEIQFCDRGSGETFSQRCKLESESILGFFWTDCPLCDIVFVKTSLEVKDCCAASRESSGLDLFACNSESKSLQLVETRKLNVSWYVYTHESRMVLLASGMQCKTFNGFQGSLPIYSSKVAVSVVDNVLLVHQVDAKVVILYDIFADSQAPISAPLPLLFRGFPRSNSSSLRSNRDDNESSEVNVLSDHEAIVYGDNWTFLVPDLICDVANQLLWKIHLDLEAISASSSEVPSVLEFLQRRKLEANKAKQLCLSIARTVILERGPVSTVSWALDVLVSSYSHSVKTGTYLKGINSAKTSASGEPQTSGPRSSADVSSRRVDAVGKSVKYESAAGLDSESPNRFLTDSNSDSEDNASFEAPKATSNNSQLFDGKVDMGKLTGAETSSGEVRSSSLQYQVLRSGNSSLDANGSEQQESQPTSPAISPDEMYSFVFAPVEEEIIGEPSYLVAIIVEFLRSANLEKVDVHPNLYVLTIQLLSHSERYAELGQFVLNKILEPSKEVAMQLLESGCQNSRTRKLGLDMLRELSLHHDYVLLLVQDGYYLEALRYARKYKVSTIRPSLFLESAFTSNDSQHLAAVLRFFSDFIPGFRDTSDHDTYYRILNERGSSIAA; this comes from the exons GTCTTCAGTTGGAAGACTGTTCCTTTTGATCCTGTGGTTACTCCTACGTCTGATTCAATAACTGAAGGGCCCATCTTATCTATTCGGTATTCCTTAGATGCAAAGTTTATAGCAATCCAAAGATCTGATAATGAGATACAGTTTTGCGATAGAGGAAGTGGGGAAACTTTTAGTCAGAGGTGCAAGTTAGAGTCTGAGAGCATACTGGGATTTTTTTGGACAGATTGCCCATTGTGTGATATTGTATTTGTAAAGACCAG CTTGGAGGTGAAGGACTGTTGTGCTGCAAGTAGAGAGAGCAG TGGACTGGACTTGTTTGCTTGCAATTCTGAGTCAAAATCACTCCAATTGGTTGAGACGAGGAAATTGAATGTGAGTTGGTATGTTTACACACATGAAAGTCGTATGGTTCTTCTTGCTTCAGGAATGCAGTGCAAAACCTTCAATGGTTTTCAG GGTTCTTTGCCAATTTATTCAAGCAAGGTTGCTGTGAGTGTGGTTGATAATGTACTGCTTGTGCATCAAGTTGATGCGAAGGTTGTTATACTGTATGACATATTTGCAGATTCCCAAGCACCCATATCCGCCCCACTTCCTCTATTATTCAGGGGTTTCCCCAGGTCTAATTCTTCTTCCCTGAGATCCAATAGAGACGATAACGAAAGTTCAGAAGTTAATGTTTTAAGTGATCATGAAGCAATTGTCTACGGAGATAATTGGACTTTTCTTGTTCCTGACCTCATCTGTGATGTTGCTAATCAACTTTTGTGGAAGATTCATTTAGATTTGGAG GCAATTTCTGCCAGTAGCTCAGAAGTACCATCGGTACTTGAATTCTTGCAACGGCGGAAGTTAGAAGCCAATAAG GCTAAACAACTGTGCTTGTCAATAGCACGCACTGTTATTCTAGAACGGGGACCTGTGTCTACAGTTTCCTGGGCATTAGATGTTTTAGTTTCCTCGTACTCCCACTCTGTTAAGACAGGCACCTATCTAAAGGGAATAAATTCTGCAAAAACATCAGCTTCTGGTGAGCCACAGACAAGTGGCCCTAGATCTAGTGCTGATGTATCTTCTAGAAGAGTAGATGCAGTTGGGAAATCCGTTAAATATGAATCTGCTGCTGGATTGGACAGTGAATCACCTAATAGATTTTTAACCGATTCAAATTCCGACTCTGAAGATAATGCAAGCTTTGAAGCACCAAAGGCCACTTCAAATAACTCTCAGTTGTTCGATGGTAAAGTGGACATGGGGAAGTTAACCGGTGCTGAAACTTCTAGCGGTGAAGTTCGGTCTTCATCTTTGCAATATCAGGTTCTTAGATCAGGCAACAGCTCATTGGATGCTAATGGTTCAGAGCAGCAAGAGTCCCAACCGACCTCTCCAGCAATTTCACCTGATGAAATGTACAGTTTTGTGTTTGCACCTGTTGAAGAAGAGATTATTGGAGAACCTTCGTACTTGGTTGCCATCATTGTTGAGTTTCTTCGCAG TGCTAATCTGGAAAAGGTTGACGTCCATCCTAATCTCTATGTCCTGACCATACAATTGCTATCACACAGTGAGCGATATGCAGAACTTGGGCAGTTTGTCTTAAACAAG ATTCTTGAACCTTCTAAAGAAGTAGCAATGCAACTCCTAGAGTCTGGCTGTCAGAACTCTCGAACAAGGAAGTTGGGTTTAGATATGCTGAGGGAGCTTTCTTTACATCATGACTATGTGCTGTTACTAGTGCAAGATGGATATTACCTTGAAGCATTACGCTATGCACGGAAGTACAAG GTCAGTACCATCCGACCTTCGCTGTTTCTCGAGTCAGCATTTACCTCCAACGATTCGCAACATTTAGCTGCAGTCCTCAGATTCTTTTCGGATTTCATTCCTGGATTCAGAGACACATCAGATCACGACACATACTACCGCATTCTCAACGAGAGGGGCTCATCCATTGCTGCTTGA
- the LOC126599225 gene encoding uncharacterized protein LOC126599225, translating to MKCKSASGVLCDRRRPLKLKGKFYRTAIRPTMLYGTECWAVKHQHVHKMGVAEIRMLRGMCGHTRKDKIGNKDIRGKVGVAEVEGKMRENRLRWFGHVQRMPTDAPVRRCDYGTEVRGRRGRGRPRKTLEETLRKDLEYLDLTEDMTQNRAQWRSRIHIADPT from the coding sequence atgaagtgtaagagtgcatccggcgtgttgtgtgaccgtcgtagaccactgaagctcaagggaaaattttataggacggcaataaggccaacgatgttgtatggcacagaatgttgggcggtgaagcatcaacacgtacacaaaatgggtgtagcggagataaggatgcttcgtgggatgtgtgggcacacgagaaaggataagattgggaataaggatatccgaggtaaagtaggagtagccgaagttgaaggaaagatgagagaaaatcggttacggtggtttggacatgtgcaaagaatgcctactgacgctccggttcgaagatgtgactacgggacagaggttcggggccgaaggggtagaggaagacctaggaaaactttggaagaaaccctaagaaaagacttagagtacttggatctaacggaggacatgacacaaaaccgagcgcaatggcgttctaggattcatatagccgaccccacttag